One Zeugodacus cucurbitae isolate PBARC_wt_2022May chromosome 3, idZeuCucr1.2, whole genome shotgun sequence genomic region harbors:
- the LOC105209682 gene encoding vesicle transport protein SFT2C — protein sequence MASLKQDLDEYLLLQSDQKKNFSAKIPQIKVPDLGKLFTRSEPTEPSNSWLQDTQDSCCPKLSRLQRIVGFVACLGLGALCFSISIFYIPMLILKARKFALLYSLGSMFFILGFCFLSGFGAFLKTAFSKPRMLVSGTYTSSLIATLYCALLVHSTALTVLFAVAQIIALLFMIVGTVPGGASGIKFFGKMFKSTVSSTSTLPV from the exons ATGGCAAGCTTGAAACAGGATTTGGATGAATATTTACTACTTCAAAGCGACCAAAAAAAGAACTTCAGTGCCAAAATTCCACAAATCAAAGTGCCAGATTTGGGAAAATTGTTTACACGCTCTGAGCCTACGGAGCCCAGCAATAGTTGGTTGCAAGACACGCAAGACAGTTGTTGTCCTAAATTG TCACGGTTGCAGCGCATTGTTGGGTTTGTTGCTTGCTTAGGTCTAGGTGCTCTTTGCTTTAGCATCTCCATTTTTTACATACCAATGTTAATATTGAAAGCCCGCAAGTTTGCTCTACTTTATTCTTTGGGCAGCATGTTTTTCATACTTGGGTTTTGCTTTTTGTCCGGCTTTGGTGCCTTCCTCAAGACTGCGTTTTCAAAGCCACGTATGTTGGTGTCCGGCACATATACCAGCTCATTGATAGCGACACTTTACTGCGCTCTGTTAGTACATAGCACAGCGTTAACCGTTCTCTTTGCCGTGGCGCAAATAATCGCCCTTCTATTCATGATAGTCGGTACGGTTCCCGGTGGAGCTTCCGGAATCAAGTTCTTCGGAAAAATGTTCAAAAGTACTGTATCCTCAACAAGTACACTGCCCGTttag